DNA sequence from the Acidobacteriota bacterium genome:
CCGGGACGCGCTGCTGTCGGATCTGGGGCAGTCCCTTCCGGACGAGCTCGATGCCCAACCGGAAGGGCACTACGCCAACGACAAGCGGGCGGATATCCGTATCTCATGTCGGAACTTCCAGATTCCGGTCGAGATCAAGAAGAACTCGCATCCGAAGCTCTGGAGCGCAATGCGGGATCAGTTGATGGCGCAATACTCCCGCGACCCGGCAACGGACGGGTACGGGATCTACCTGGTTCTGTGGTTTGGCCAAGTCGACGGGCACCGCAATCCGCCTCCACCCTCCGGCGTCTATCCGGACAGTCCCGAGGCATTGAAGGCGCGCCTGGAAGAGGCACTGACGCCGGAAGAGGCGCGCAAGATCTCGGTCTGCGTGATCGACGTCAGCGCACCGTCTGCCAAGCCGCAATAGGCGAGCGTTGTCGCGTCCCGAACGCCTCCACGCAGCCGCGTAACCGGAGATCGAGGGTCTCGAACAGCGAGTCGCGTCGGCGCGCTCCGGTTACCCGTTCAGATCCACCACGCCGCGGCCCACCATCTTCCCCGCCAGAATCCGGTCGATGGCGTCCGACAGCGTATCGAGGGTGAGCGGCACGGCGAGCGCGTCGAGGCCGTCGAGCTTCCACGGCCCGGCAAGCTTGCTCCAGATCTCCGCCTTCTGCGGCAGCGGCAGCTCCACCGAGTCGATCCCGAGCAGGTTGACGTGGCGCAGAATGAACGGCAAGACGGTGGCGGGAATCTCCGGCGATGCCACCAGACCGCAAGCGGCAAGGCTGGCGCCGTAGCGCAACGACTTGATCGCATTGAACAGGATGGGACCGCCGACGGTGTCGACGGCGCCTCCCCAGCGCGGTCTCAGCAGCGGCCGGTCCGCGCCCTTCAGCGCGTCCTCGCGCGACAAGATCTCCCGCGCGCCAAGGCTCCGCAGAAAATCGTGGCTCGACGTCTTGCCGGTGACCGCGTGCACCTCGTAGCCGAGATGCGCGAGCAGCTTGACGGCGATCGAGCCGACGCCGCCGGTGGCGCCGGTGACGAGCACGGGGCCGCCGTCCGGGCGCATGCCCGACGCCTCGAGCTTGTGGACGCACAGCGCGGCGGTGAACCCGGCGGTGCCGAGGATCATGGCGGAGCGAGCGTCCAGTCCGTCGGGCAGCGGGATGGCCCAGCCGGCCGGAATGCGGATCTTCTGGCCGAATCCGCCCGGCGTGTTCATGCCGAGGTCGAAGCCGATGGCGACCACCGCGTCTCCCGGCGAGAAGTCGCTGGACACGGATTCGACCACCGTACCCGCCGCGTCGATGCCCGGCGTGTGCGGGAAGTGGCGGGTGACCCCCGGGTTCCCGGTCGCCGACAGCCCGTCCTTGTAATTGAGCGACGAGAACTCCACGTCGACCAGCAGCTCGCCGGCGGGCAGGTCGGCGACGTCGCGCTCGACGATGCTGCGGGGGAACTGCCGGTCTTCGGTCTTCTCGACCCGGAACGCACGGAACGACGTCATCTCTTCTCCTTTGCTGGGAGTTCCCGCATCGGGGCGTTGCCTGGCGCGCCCACACTACGGCCAGCCCGGTTCAAGACGCGGGCGCGACCGGCTGGCGCAGGATCGATCTTCCGGGTCATGGTGGTGGCCAGGGTCATGTGGGCGCGGATGGGTATTATCCGTCTCAGCCGCCCAGGACGTACCTGACCGTGAACTGCAGTGACCAGTAGCGCGCACCGGCGAATGTGTCGGTGTGCGTGAAATCGGGGTCGAGCCTGTGCGCCGCGTGCTGCTGGTACGTGCCCGTGTATTCGACATCCCCCAGCATCGAATACGTCAGCTTCACGCCGAGCGCGGTCCGATAGTTGAGGCCGAAGTCCACGCCGGCGTGCGCGTGCGCGGCCGGCACCGTGCCGGTGAAGTCGTCGTCGAGGCGCGCGTTGTAGGACGACAGGGGCGGATCGTAGGCAGCGTCGTTGCCGGACGTGTCGAAGTACTCGTCCGAGAAGCGGACGCCGCGGACGTCGACGAACGCCGGG
Encoded proteins:
- a CDS encoding YhdH/YhfP family quinone oxidoreductase — protein: MTSFRAFRVEKTEDRQFPRSIVERDVADLPAGELLVDVEFSSLNYKDGLSATGNPGVTRHFPHTPGIDAAGTVVESVSSDFSPGDAVVAIGFDLGMNTPGGFGQKIRIPAGWAIPLPDGLDARSAMILGTAGFTAALCVHKLEASGMRPDGGPVLVTGATGGVGSIAVKLLAHLGYEVHAVTGKTSSHDFLRSLGAREILSREDALKGADRPLLRPRWGGAVDTVGGPILFNAIKSLRYGASLAACGLVASPEIPATVLPFILRHVNLLGIDSVELPLPQKAEIWSKLAGPWKLDGLDALAVPLTLDTLSDAIDRILAGKMVGRGVVDLNG